A genomic window from Streptomyces sp. WMMC940 includes:
- a CDS encoding helix-turn-helix transcriptional regulator → MVGSRRCDVVRSTFSTPDVERALASLASAYGTRIQVTRPAVGGGHYRYERRAVGPLALDSITFPVDASYDVEPVGPLMVLEVVSGAMRVECDSVSSSSAVGAVMAPAQPDVPFHSHLDRLRTRVAVIEPALLREVAGLDREESRTPLRLLRLHASAEPTHAAVWRSATRYVWDLFGAEGAAGTPLVLDAAARMLAGAALTVFPNTFTAHDPLSRGPGHVGAATIRRAVAYIDAHAHGPVSLSDIASAAGVSARALQYGFRRRHGTSPMGYLRRVRLERAHRELQEADPAGGETVAMIAARWGWGKPGNFSVVYRRTYGVSPSTTLRDDGGATTAPS, encoded by the coding sequence GTGGTTGGGAGCCGCCGCTGCGACGTGGTCCGCAGCACCTTCTCGACACCGGACGTGGAGCGGGCCCTGGCGTCCCTGGCCTCCGCGTACGGCACGCGGATCCAGGTGACGCGGCCGGCCGTCGGCGGCGGGCACTACCGCTACGAGAGGCGCGCGGTGGGCCCCCTCGCCCTGGACTCGATCACGTTCCCCGTGGACGCGTCCTACGACGTGGAACCGGTGGGCCCGCTCATGGTGCTGGAGGTCGTGTCGGGAGCCATGAGGGTCGAATGCGACAGCGTCAGCAGCAGTTCGGCCGTCGGGGCCGTGATGGCACCCGCCCAGCCGGACGTCCCGTTCCACTCGCATCTGGACCGACTCCGCACCCGGGTCGCGGTCATCGAACCGGCGCTGCTCCGCGAGGTCGCGGGTCTGGACCGGGAGGAGTCGCGCACACCCCTGCGTCTGCTGCGGCTCCACGCGTCCGCCGAGCCGACGCACGCGGCCGTGTGGCGGTCGGCGACGCGCTACGTCTGGGACCTCTTCGGCGCGGAGGGGGCGGCGGGCACTCCACTGGTCCTGGACGCGGCCGCCCGCATGCTGGCCGGGGCGGCACTCACCGTCTTCCCCAACACCTTCACGGCGCACGACCCGTTGTCGCGCGGCCCCGGCCACGTCGGCGCGGCCACCATCCGCCGGGCCGTCGCGTACATCGACGCCCACGCCCACGGGCCGGTCTCGCTGTCCGACATCGCCTCCGCGGCGGGCGTGTCCGCCAGGGCGCTCCAGTACGGTTTCCGCCGCCGCCACGGCACCTCCCCCATGGGCTATCTGCGCCGGGTACGCCTCGAACGCGCACACCGCGAGCTGCAGGAGGCCGACCCGGCGGGCGGTGAGACGGTCGCGATGATCGCCGCACGTTGGGGATGGGGCAAACCGGGGAACTTCTCGGTCGTCTACCGCCGGACGTACGGCGTCTCCCCCTCGACGACCCTGCGGGACGACGGCGGCGCGACGACAGCCCCGTCATGA
- a CDS encoding (2Fe-2S)-binding protein translates to MSARGPALTERGAALEERGPGPVRVRLSINGTEHTLDIEPRVSLLDALRERLDLTGAKKGCDQGTCGACTVWADGRRVLACLTLAVTCEGREVTTVEGLAEEGELHEMQRAFIAEDAFQCGFCTPGQIMSAVALIEEGHAGDDDEIKEWMSGNICRCAAYPNIRAAVRAVRDRT, encoded by the coding sequence ATGTCCGCACGCGGCCCGGCCCTGACCGAACGAGGGGCAGCACTCGAGGAACGGGGTCCCGGTCCGGTCCGGGTCAGGCTGTCGATCAACGGCACCGAGCACACACTGGACATCGAGCCCCGCGTCAGCCTGCTGGACGCACTCCGTGAACGGCTGGATCTGACGGGTGCCAAAAAGGGATGTGACCAGGGCACTTGCGGGGCGTGCACGGTGTGGGCCGACGGGCGGAGGGTGCTGGCCTGTCTCACCCTCGCGGTGACCTGCGAAGGCCGCGAGGTGACGACCGTCGAGGGCCTGGCCGAGGAGGGTGAACTGCACGAGATGCAGCGGGCCTTCATCGCCGAGGACGCCTTCCAGTGCGGCTTCTGCACCCCCGGGCAGATCATGTCGGCCGTGGCGCTGATCGAGGAGGGCCACGCCGGTGACGACGACGAGATCAAGGAGTGGATGAGCGGCAACATCTGCCGCTGCGCCGCCTACCCCAACATCCGGGCTGCGGTACGCGCCGTCCGCGACCGTACGTAG
- a CDS encoding DUF2277 domain-containing protein has protein sequence MCRSIKTLRPPVLPEEATEEDIRAAALQFVRKVSGFRAPAAHNREVFERAVDEVTEATRRLLDGLEVRGGGGGAGKATRAPAPDAA, from the coding sequence ATGTGCCGCAGCATCAAGACGCTTCGACCGCCGGTCCTCCCCGAAGAAGCCACCGAGGAGGACATCAGGGCCGCGGCCCTGCAGTTCGTACGGAAGGTGTCCGGGTTCCGGGCGCCCGCCGCGCACAACCGGGAGGTGTTCGAGCGCGCCGTGGACGAGGTGACGGAGGCGACGCGCAGGCTCCTCGACGGGCTGGAGGTGCGCGGCGGCGGAGGCGGGGCCGGGAAGGCTACGCGGGCTCCGGCGCCGGACGCCGCATGA
- a CDS encoding IS256 family transposase — translation MALSQSDLLRLLESLRSADGLELVRGVAERMLQELIEAEATARIGAEWNERTETRTALRNGHRDKTVSTQAGDLDLAIPKLRSGSFFPALLERRRRIDQALYAVIMEAYVHGVSTRSVDDLVKALGADTGISKSEVSRICQDLDGQLTAFRARTLDHVRFPYIYLDATYCKARVDHQIVSRAVVIATGITEDGGREVLGVMVGDSETEMFWTEFLRHLRERGLTGVRLVIGDHHLGLVKAIRKVMLGAAYQRCRVHFLRNVFSVIKKEAAEMVAATIRTIFAQPTADAVRTQLDTVADMLGKQFPKVREMLLDAKDDLTAFAAFPERHWKKIQSTNPLERINREVKRRTDVVQVFPNDDALLRLVTAVLFELHDEWIAFPRRYLPEGSMDQLYPAERSESAPALPDTTNTTAG, via the coding sequence GTGGCCCTGTCCCAGTCTGACCTACTACGCCTGCTGGAGTCACTACGTTCGGCGGACGGGCTTGAACTCGTCCGCGGCGTGGCCGAGCGGATGCTCCAGGAGCTGATCGAGGCCGAGGCCACGGCCCGGATCGGCGCGGAGTGGAATGAGCGCACGGAGACGCGCACCGCGCTTCGCAACGGCCACCGCGACAAGACGGTCAGCACGCAGGCCGGCGACCTGGACCTTGCGATCCCCAAGCTCCGGTCGGGGAGCTTCTTCCCCGCGCTGCTGGAGCGACGCCGCCGCATCGACCAGGCCCTCTACGCGGTCATCATGGAGGCATACGTCCACGGCGTCTCCACGCGGTCGGTCGACGACCTGGTCAAGGCCCTCGGCGCGGACACCGGGATATCCAAGAGCGAGGTCTCACGGATCTGCCAGGACCTGGACGGCCAGCTGACCGCGTTCCGTGCCCGGACCCTGGACCACGTCCGCTTCCCGTACATCTACCTGGACGCCACCTACTGCAAGGCGAGGGTCGATCACCAGATCGTGTCGAGGGCAGTGGTGATCGCCACCGGGATCACCGAGGACGGCGGCCGCGAGGTGCTGGGCGTGATGGTAGGCGACAGCGAGACCGAGATGTTCTGGACCGAGTTCCTGCGTCACCTGCGCGAACGCGGTCTGACCGGGGTCCGGCTCGTGATCGGCGACCACCACTTGGGGCTGGTCAAGGCCATCCGCAAGGTCATGCTCGGAGCCGCCTACCAGCGGTGTCGCGTTCACTTCCTGCGCAACGTGTTCAGCGTGATCAAGAAGGAAGCGGCGGAGATGGTCGCCGCGACGATCCGCACGATCTTCGCCCAGCCCACAGCCGACGCGGTCCGCACCCAGCTCGACACCGTCGCCGACATGCTCGGCAAGCAGTTCCCGAAGGTCAGGGAGATGCTGCTGGACGCGAAGGACGATCTGACCGCCTTCGCCGCCTTCCCGGAGCGACATTGGAAGAAGATCCAGTCCACCAATCCACTGGAGCGGATCAACCGCGAGGTCAAGCGCCGCACCGACGTCGTCCAGGTCTTCCCCAACGATGACGCGCTCCTACGGCTGGTCACCGCCGTGCTCTTCGAACTGCACGACGAATGGATCGCCTTCCCCCGCCGCTACCTGCCCGAAGGAAGCATGGACCAGCTCTACCCCGCCGAGCGCTCCGAAAGCGCCCCCGCGCTACCCGACACCACCAACACGACCGCCGGATGA
- a CDS encoding helix-turn-helix domain-containing protein has translation MTGAGPVAPTEVPGPAVTYAESPGPATTIHEPEAYVRSPGPAADRTDGVARAELPGPAAARTGGVVRTEFRTRRAEEAGRILGAAYGLDLRLGAAADGPEYGMVRTDAGAFADGTVSLPARIEFTTDEVTALTVVAMSAGLFERTAAGVDERFAAGDVLLVRPGGRSCFARHTDTRCTTVNLSAALLTEAAAVANPRRPGLPRFTGSTPLDPSLTALWTRTQSFVAETLASGVSSPLVLGQAGRLLAATALTVFPNTATTTDGSSPADTRDATPDTLRRAIAFIDAHAHTDVSLADIAAAVYVTPRALQYAFRGHADTTPLTYLRRVRLARAHADLEAADPRAGVTVAGIATRWGFAHQGRFAAAYRRVYGTSPGATLRS, from the coding sequence ATGACGGGCGCCGGCCCCGTGGCGCCCACGGAAGTCCCCGGTCCGGCCGTCACGTACGCGGAGTCCCCCGGTCCGGCCACCACCATCCACGAGCCCGAGGCGTACGTCCGGTCCCCCGGTCCGGCCGCCGACCGCACCGACGGTGTCGCTCGCGCGGAGCTCCCCGGTCCGGCCGCGGCGCGAACCGGTGGCGTGGTGCGCACGGAGTTCCGTACCCGCCGAGCCGAGGAGGCCGGGCGGATCCTGGGCGCCGCCTACGGACTGGACCTGCGGCTGGGCGCCGCGGCGGACGGGCCCGAGTACGGGATGGTCCGCACGGATGCCGGGGCCTTCGCCGACGGCACGGTGTCCCTGCCCGCCCGGATCGAGTTCACCACGGACGAGGTCACCGCCCTGACCGTCGTCGCGATGTCCGCCGGTCTCTTCGAGCGCACCGCGGCCGGAGTGGACGAGAGGTTCGCGGCCGGGGACGTCCTCCTCGTACGTCCCGGCGGACGGTCCTGCTTCGCCCGCCACACCGACACCCGCTGCACGACGGTGAACCTGTCGGCCGCGTTGCTCACCGAGGCGGCCGCCGTCGCGAACCCCCGGCGTCCGGGCCTCCCCCGCTTCACCGGCTCCACCCCCTTGGACCCCTCGCTCACCGCCCTGTGGACGCGCACCCAGTCCTTCGTCGCCGAAACGCTCGCCTCCGGGGTCAGCTCGCCCCTGGTACTCGGGCAGGCGGGCCGACTGCTGGCGGCCACGGCACTCACCGTCTTCCCCAACACCGCCACCACCACCGACGGCTCGTCGCCGGCCGACACCCGCGACGCCACCCCCGACACCCTGCGCCGGGCGATCGCCTTCATCGACGCCCACGCCCACACCGACGTCTCCCTGGCCGACATCGCCGCCGCCGTGTACGTCACACCCCGCGCGCTGCAGTACGCATTCCGCGGTCACGCCGACACCACGCCGCTCACCTATCTGCGTCGCGTACGGCTCGCCCGCGCCCATGCCGACCTCGAGGCCGCGGACCCCCGGGCCGGCGTCACCGTCGCCGGCATCGCGACCCGCTGGGGCTTCGCCCACCAGGGCCGGTTCGCCGCGGCCTACCGCCGTGTGTACGGAACGAGCCCGGGCGCCACCCTCCGCAGCTGA
- a CDS encoding type II toxin-antitoxin system HicB family antitoxin yields the protein MSTGYRARLRRIGRWWAVDIPELAIHTQCRTLDEAEDMAREAIAGVVGTPPDAVAVDLVVPEFAPLLHTVTEARRRRAAADSAERQALSDAVRTLVEDLRMSQGDACRLLGMSHQTVARLSPARGSADPRPRHLDGRPEPGPRGFGGMGRIGAAGAARAGGGDGVGGGDGFGNIRGGGVGRAGGGDGVGGRSGAGDGLGSLGDADTGHDVHGHRRTADNRLAGSPHPGGTTLPHGHRTASSTVRPRWAVGAEDEV from the coding sequence ATGAGCACTGGCTACCGAGCACGGCTGCGCAGAATCGGCCGCTGGTGGGCCGTCGACATTCCGGAACTGGCGATCCACACGCAGTGCCGCACCCTCGACGAGGCCGAGGACATGGCCCGCGAGGCCATCGCCGGGGTTGTGGGGACACCTCCGGACGCGGTCGCCGTGGACCTGGTGGTTCCGGAGTTCGCGCCCCTGCTGCACACCGTGACGGAGGCGCGGAGACGGCGGGCGGCGGCCGATTCGGCCGAGCGCCAGGCGCTGTCCGACGCCGTGCGCACCCTGGTCGAGGACCTGCGCATGAGCCAGGGCGACGCGTGCCGGCTGCTCGGCATGTCCCACCAGACGGTGGCCCGGCTGTCCCCGGCCCGCGGCTCCGCCGACCCCCGCCCGCGGCACCTCGACGGGCGGCCCGAGCCGGGGCCACGCGGTTTCGGCGGCATGGGACGCATCGGCGCCGCGGGCGCCGCCCGTGCGGGCGGCGGCGACGGCGTCGGTGGTGGTGACGGCTTCGGGAACATCCGCGGCGGGGGTGTCGGCCGTGCGGGCGGCGGCGACGGCGTCGGTGGGCGCTCCGGTGCCGGTGACGGCCTCGGGAGCCTCGGTGATGCCGACACGGGGCACGACGTGCACGGGCATCGGCGTACGGCCGATAACCGCCTGGCCGGCTCGCCCCACCCGGGCGGCACGACGCTGCCGCACGGTCATCGGACGGCCTCGTCGACGGTCCGGCCGCGCTGGGCGGTCGGCGCGGAGGACGAGGTCTGA
- a CDS encoding xanthine dehydrogenase family protein molybdopterin-binding subunit, translating to MTTTTPSAIGQPLDRVDGRAKVTGHARYSAEIPVPDTAYAYVVGSRIAAGRVTDIDASAAQAEEGVLTVLTHRNLPRIAEQPPLIPSLAGTAAPGQTFFPMQDDTVHYAGQQIAIVVADTWERAQHAARLVRVSYEETTPVTTLDQGRDRTYVPQRIFGGWIPGRLERGDVESGLVEADVRVEGTFTYAANNHNPIEPACTTAQWEGDELLLYDTTQGVNATQMTVSRLLGLPMSKIRVMGHYVGGSFGCKAMIHAHSALAAMAAREVGRPVKLVLTREQMFTSVGHREEQEQHLTLGAKRDGRLTAIRHHKLSPTSHFDDWAEPSIGVSSEIYACPDYEGLYRLFRANTMTPTFMRAPGEASGMFALECSMDELAHELGMDPIELRLRNHTDVDAMSGRPWSSSGLRECYERGARRFGWSGRAPRPGTRREGDWLIGTGMATACYPVAPPANPQRARARLYADGTAVVQAATPDFGTGVATVMTQVAAEGLGMGVDRCRFENGDTDLPNIAAAVGSAGAGMISAAVHAAATALREQLIRRAVGDPRSPLHGADPVDVVVRDGVMSAGTASDAYADLLQRNFQPDAEASGQWSPPSGDVPYGMMTFGAQFAEVAVDAELGLVRVRRMTGAFAPGRVLNAKTARSQLMGGMLWGLGQALLEANYMHPGTGRWANSSLGEYLVAVNADAPDVDVELIEVEDAIVNPLGVKGVGEIGQVGAAAAIANAVHHATGRRVRKLPITIEDLL from the coding sequence ATGACCACGACCACCCCCTCCGCCATCGGACAGCCGCTCGACCGGGTCGACGGCCGCGCCAAGGTCACCGGTCACGCCCGCTACTCCGCCGAGATCCCCGTCCCGGACACGGCGTACGCGTACGTCGTCGGTTCCCGCATCGCCGCCGGCCGGGTAACCGACATCGACGCGAGCGCCGCGCAGGCCGAGGAGGGCGTCCTCACGGTCCTCACCCATCGGAACCTCCCGAGGATCGCGGAGCAGCCGCCGCTCATCCCCTCCCTGGCGGGCACGGCGGCTCCCGGGCAGACGTTCTTCCCCATGCAGGACGACACCGTCCACTACGCGGGCCAGCAGATCGCGATCGTCGTCGCCGACACCTGGGAACGCGCCCAGCACGCGGCACGCCTCGTGCGCGTCTCGTACGAGGAGACCACCCCCGTCACCACCCTCGACCAGGGCCGGGACCGCACGTACGTGCCCCAGCGCATCTTCGGTGGCTGGATACCCGGCCGACTGGAGCGCGGAGACGTCGAATCCGGGCTCGTGGAGGCGGACGTACGGGTCGAGGGCACGTTCACGTACGCGGCGAACAACCACAACCCCATCGAGCCCGCGTGCACGACGGCCCAGTGGGAGGGCGACGAACTGCTGCTGTACGACACCACCCAGGGCGTCAACGCCACGCAGATGACCGTCTCCCGGCTGCTCGGACTCCCGATGTCGAAGATCCGGGTGATGGGCCACTACGTCGGAGGCAGCTTCGGCTGCAAGGCGATGATCCACGCCCATTCGGCGCTCGCGGCGATGGCCGCCCGCGAGGTCGGCAGGCCGGTCAAGCTCGTGCTCACCCGCGAGCAGATGTTCACCTCCGTCGGGCATCGCGAGGAGCAGGAGCAGCACCTGACGCTGGGCGCGAAGCGCGACGGGAGGCTGACCGCGATCCGGCACCACAAGCTGTCCCCGACCTCCCACTTCGACGACTGGGCCGAACCGTCGATCGGCGTCTCCTCGGAGATCTACGCGTGCCCCGACTACGAAGGGCTCTACCGGCTGTTCCGGGCCAACACCATGACCCCCACGTTCATGCGGGCACCGGGCGAGGCGAGCGGGATGTTCGCACTCGAGTGCTCGATGGACGAACTCGCCCACGAACTCGGCATGGACCCCATCGAGTTGCGGCTGCGCAACCACACCGACGTGGACGCCATGTCGGGCCGCCCGTGGTCCAGCAGTGGTCTGCGGGAATGCTACGAGCGCGGCGCCCGGCGCTTCGGCTGGTCGGGTCGGGCCCCCCGGCCGGGCACCCGCCGGGAGGGCGACTGGCTGATCGGCACCGGCATGGCGACGGCCTGCTATCCCGTGGCCCCGCCCGCCAACCCCCAGCGCGCCCGTGCCCGTCTGTACGCCGACGGCACCGCGGTCGTCCAGGCCGCCACCCCGGACTTCGGTACCGGAGTCGCGACGGTCATGACCCAGGTCGCCGCCGAGGGCCTCGGCATGGGCGTGGACCGCTGCCGCTTCGAGAACGGCGACACGGACCTCCCCAACATCGCCGCCGCGGTCGGTTCCGCGGGCGCCGGCATGATCAGCGCCGCGGTGCACGCGGCGGCCACCGCCCTGCGCGAGCAGCTGATCAGACGGGCCGTCGGCGACCCCCGTTCACCGCTGCACGGGGCGGACCCGGTCGACGTGGTCGTCCGGGACGGCGTCATGTCAGCCGGTACCGCTTCCGACGCCTACGCCGATCTGCTGCAGCGCAACTTCCAGCCGGACGCCGAGGCCTCCGGCCAGTGGAGTCCGCCGTCGGGGGACGTCCCCTACGGAATGATGACCTTCGGCGCACAGTTCGCCGAGGTCGCCGTGGACGCGGAGCTGGGTCTGGTCCGGGTGAGGCGCATGACCGGCGCCTTCGCACCCGGCCGCGTGCTCAACGCCAAGACCGCCCGCAGTCAGCTGATGGGCGGCATGCTGTGGGGCCTGGGCCAGGCGCTGCTGGAAGCCAACTACATGCATCCGGGCACCGGGCGCTGGGCCAACTCGAGCCTCGGGGAGTACCTGGTAGCGGTCAACGCGGACGCGCCGGACGTCGACGTCGAGCTCATCGAGGTCGAGGACGCCATCGTCAACCCCCTGGGCGTGAAGGGAGTCGGGGAGATCGGCCAGGTCGGCGCGGCGGCCGCGATCGCCAACGCCGTTCACCACGCCACCGGCCGCCGGGTGCGCAAGCTGCCGATCACGATCGAGGACCTGCTCTGA
- a CDS encoding FAD binding domain-containing protein — protein MRPITYLRATDTATAVAAVSTDPTSDFLAGGTTEVDLLRQNVLNPRRLVDINDLPLTGVESTPEGGLRIGALARMSDVAAAPVVRERFPMIARALELGASAQLRNMASMGGNLLQRVRCSYFRDAESACNKREPGSGCSAVEGFSRGHAVLGTSEHCIATHPSDVAVALTALDALVHTLGPNGERTYPIDDFFLLPGDSPHREHPLEHGELITGIEVPATPPARHSLYLKVRDRESYEFALVSVAAALSVVDGTIADVRMALGGVATKPWRARRAEDFLIGAATVRDNFAMAARVEMADARPTPMNAFKVELAQRAIVRALETLGDGTGSGVGTDAGTGAGSGSSS, from the coding sequence GTGCGGCCGATCACCTACCTCCGCGCGACCGACACGGCGACCGCCGTCGCCGCCGTGAGCACCGACCCCACCAGCGACTTCCTCGCCGGCGGGACCACCGAGGTCGATCTGCTCCGCCAGAACGTGCTCAACCCCCGGCGGCTCGTCGACATCAACGACCTTCCGCTGACCGGTGTGGAGAGCACGCCGGAGGGCGGTCTGCGCATCGGCGCGCTGGCCCGGATGAGCGACGTCGCCGCCGCTCCCGTCGTCCGTGAGCGCTTCCCGATGATCGCCCGGGCCCTGGAGCTGGGCGCGTCGGCGCAGCTGCGCAACATGGCCTCGATGGGCGGCAATCTGCTGCAGCGCGTGCGCTGTTCGTACTTCCGCGACGCGGAGTCCGCGTGCAACAAGCGGGAGCCCGGCTCCGGCTGCTCGGCCGTCGAAGGGTTCAGCCGCGGCCACGCGGTGCTCGGCACGAGCGAACACTGCATCGCCACGCACCCGTCCGACGTTGCCGTGGCGCTGACGGCGCTCGACGCGCTCGTGCACACGCTGGGACCGAACGGCGAACGGACCTACCCCATCGACGACTTCTTCCTCCTGCCCGGCGACTCCCCGCACCGCGAGCACCCCCTGGAACACGGGGAGCTGATCACCGGGATCGAGGTCCCCGCCACGCCTCCTGCCCGGCACTCCCTCTACCTGAAGGTCCGGGACCGTGAGTCCTACGAGTTCGCGCTCGTCTCGGTCGCGGCCGCGCTCTCCGTGGTGGACGGGACGATCGCGGATGTGCGGATGGCCCTGGGCGGGGTCGCCACCAAGCCCTGGCGGGCCAGGCGGGCCGAGGACTTCCTGATCGGCGCGGCCACCGTGCGGGACAACTTCGCCATGGCCGCCCGCGTGGAGATGGCCGACGCCCGGCCCACTCCCATGAACGCCTTCAAGGTGGAACTCGCGCAGCGCGCGATCGTCCGTGCCCTCGAAACGCTCGGCGACGGAACGGGCAGCGGTGTCGGCACCGACGCCGGAACCGGCGCGGGGAGCGGGAGCTCATCATGA
- a CDS encoding SCO2400 family protein yields MDYCSSCRRDLNGALVCPGCGAYAPDIAPPAHRRHGGGASTVTACLATDGQDVRDRGAHPGGALYVDVPPAGAGPDGYLDTGDADSGVGDDAGISGEAATGQGRAARRRQLARWRKHRRRAAAATAVALVGGGLTFAALSNGKPSASHAQASAPPEPASAATPSGSVSSGGAPAEVPDTAAQPRPGADRPAVGGGRQGGARAVPPPADAEATTRAAGQPESAAPHEPARQRTSTVPRTSPPSAPQAPADTPATPAPGATSPPPAAASPGPAAPPAGLLPTAPGESPVQVCLVGLCIG; encoded by the coding sequence ATGGACTACTGCTCTTCGTGCCGCAGAGACCTCAACGGGGCACTCGTGTGCCCGGGGTGCGGTGCCTATGCTCCGGATATCGCCCCGCCCGCACATCGACGTCACGGCGGCGGAGCCTCGACCGTGACCGCATGCCTCGCGACGGACGGGCAGGACGTCCGCGACCGGGGGGCCCACCCCGGCGGTGCCCTGTACGTCGACGTCCCGCCGGCCGGCGCCGGCCCGGACGGGTACCTCGACACCGGTGACGCAGACAGCGGGGTCGGCGACGACGCCGGCATCTCCGGCGAGGCGGCAACCGGGCAGGGCCGTGCGGCTCGGCGGCGGCAGCTCGCGCGCTGGAGGAAGCACCGGCGCCGGGCCGCGGCGGCGACGGCCGTCGCCCTGGTCGGCGGCGGGCTGACGTTCGCCGCACTGTCCAACGGCAAGCCCTCCGCCAGTCACGCACAGGCATCCGCACCGCCGGAGCCGGCGTCCGCGGCCACTCCGTCCGGATCGGTGTCGTCCGGCGGCGCGCCGGCCGAGGTACCCGACACCGCTGCACAGCCCCGGCCCGGCGCCGACCGGCCCGCGGTGGGCGGCGGCCGGCAGGGCGGCGCCCGGGCCGTGCCGCCCCCCGCCGACGCGGAGGCGACGACGAGGGCGGCCGGGCAGCCGGAGTCCGCCGCCCCGCACGAGCCGGCCAGGCAGCGAACCTCCACCGTCCCGCGCACTTCCCCGCCCTCCGCGCCCCAGGCGCCCGCGGACACCCCGGCGACACCGGCCCCCGGGGCCACTTCGCCGCCCCCCGCCGCCGCAAGTCCCGGACCGGCCGCACCGCCCGCCGGACTGCTGCCGACGGCGCCGGGCGAGTCGCCGGTCCAGGTGTGCCTCGTCGGGCTGTGCATCGGCTGA
- a CDS encoding protein-tyrosine phosphatase family protein: protein MTEPWPATAPGVLRLPSGRLVRGRGLRRPLPDGPAPTYAVYLLGKRPPEVPWEAEWLRWPDFRLPGDRDRAHAALSEVWVRAATERVEIACGGGRGRTGTALACLAVLDGVPAAEAVAFVRRHYDRHAVETPWQRRYVRRFQASAHPSRGG, encoded by the coding sequence ATGACCGAGCCCTGGCCGGCGACCGCTCCCGGTGTCCTCCGTCTGCCCTCCGGGCGGCTCGTGCGGGGGCGCGGGCTGCGGCGTCCGCTGCCGGACGGGCCCGCACCCACGTACGCCGTGTATCTACTGGGCAAACGGCCTCCCGAGGTCCCCTGGGAGGCCGAGTGGCTGCGCTGGCCGGACTTCCGGCTGCCCGGCGACCGGGACCGTGCCCACGCCGCGCTGAGCGAGGTCTGGGTGCGAGCTGCGACGGAGCGGGTCGAGATCGCCTGCGGGGGCGGACGGGGCCGAACGGGCACGGCGCTGGCGTGCCTCGCCGTCCTCGACGGCGTACCGGCCGCCGAGGCGGTTGCCTTCGTGCGGCGGCACTACGACCGCCACGCCGTCGAAACGCCCTGGCAGCGCCGGTACGTTCGCCGCTTCCAGGCTTCCGCGCACCCTTCACGGGGTGGATGA
- a CDS encoding cupin domain-containing protein: MSYPEYPEPRYLGEGGEVNAVFRSADTPADTASESGNRTSYLATHTTTGGEFGLYRVDLAPHSPGPSTHFHRAISESFFVLDGELSLFDGERWTSGHPGDFLYVPVGGLHAFRNDADAPVSMLLLFVPGAPREEYFERVGEMARKGGKEFADFLVRHDSFFVDKEGGPDRA, encoded by the coding sequence ATGTCGTACCCCGAGTATCCGGAACCGCGGTACCTCGGGGAAGGAGGTGAGGTCAACGCCGTCTTCAGATCGGCGGACACCCCTGCCGACACAGCCTCGGAATCGGGCAACAGAACGAGCTATCTCGCGACGCACACCACGACGGGCGGGGAATTCGGGCTGTACCGGGTCGACTTGGCCCCGCACTCACCAGGGCCGAGCACGCATTTCCACCGGGCCATCTCGGAGTCGTTCTTCGTCCTGGACGGAGAACTGAGCCTGTTCGACGGCGAGCGCTGGACGTCCGGGCACCCGGGCGACTTCCTCTACGTCCCGGTCGGCGGACTCCACGCTTTCCGGAACGACGCGGACGCACCCGTGTCCATGCTGCTGCTGTTCGTGCCGGGTGCGCCGCGCGAGGAGTACTTCGAGCGGGTCGGCGAGATGGCGCGCAAGGGCGGCAAGGAGTTCGCCGACTTCCTCGTCCGGCACGACTCCTTCTTCGTGGACAAGGAGGGTGGGCCGGACAGGGCCTGA